Genomic DNA from Corallococcus macrosporus:
TGTCGTGGTCCGTCACCGCCAGGACGGTGACCCCGGCGGCGGCGGCGCGCGCCACCAGCTCCGAGGGCGGGTACTGGCCGTCACTGGCGGTGGTGTGCGAATGCAGGTCGATCACGGCGGTGGGACCCTCCGGAGGGCGGCGAGGCGGGCACTCTTACGCCATGTCCCCATGGGAAGGGGCCGGAAGAGCGGGCCCTGTGTGAATCCGCACGGGGCGGGGTTTCTTCCTGTCCGGTGCTGGCCCCTTGGGGAGGGGCGGGGCTGAAGGCGGGCCTCCCCTTGGCAGGCGGGCGGTGTTAGATCGCCGCGCCATGGCCAAGACCCCGACCCCGAAGAAGTCCTCCCTTCGCGCCGCCTACGCGAACGCGCGCAAGGCGGATCCGCGCCCCATCACCGGCAAGGAGAAGCCGGCGGAGCTGCTCGCGCACGCGTTCAGCGCCTACGTGGGCCGGCAGGAACGCACCGCGTTCGAGCTGATGCAGCAGTCCGTGCAGCAGGACGCGTCCATCTTCCTCACGCTGTCCGGCGCCATGACGCCCGCGGGCCTGCACCAGTCCTGCCTCATCCCGCTGGTGGAGAAGGGCATCATCTCCGCCATCACCACCACGGGCGCCAACCTCTACCACGACGCCCACCGCATCATCGGCCACGGCATCCGCGAGGTGAACCCCAACGCGGGCGACCTCCAGTACCGCCTGGCGCGCATCATCCGCATCTACGACCTGGGCTTCTGGGAGGAGGCGCTGCTCGACACCGACCGCCTCTTCTCCGCCATCCTCCGCCAGCCGGAGTTCCAGAAGAAGATGACCACGCCGGAGTTCCACTACCTCCTGGGCAAGGCCATCCACGGCATCGAGAAGCAGCTCGGCGTGAAGCAGCCGTCGCTCCTGTCCACCTGCTACAAGCACGGCGTCCCCATCTGGGTGGGCGCGGTGCAGGACGGCTCCATCTTCCTCAACGTCGTGAAGCTGAAGCGCCTCCTGGGTGACGAGTTCAAGTTCGAGCTCGACATCAACGACGACGTCTATTCCATGGCCGCCATGCAGCACTACTGCCGCCACCACGGCAGCGGGAAGCTGGCCATCTGGATTCTGGGCGGCGGCGTGCCCAAGAACTACACGCTCCAGGGCGAGCCGCTGCTGGATCAAATCCTCAACGTCCCCACGTCGGGCTTCGACATCGACGTGCAGTTCTGCGTGGACCCGGTGGACAACGGCGCGCTGTCCAGCTGCCCGGCCGGTGAGGGCCACACCTGGGGCAAGGTGTCCGTGGAGGCGGTGGAGACGGGCTCCATGTACGTGCACTGCGACGTGACGGCGGTGTTCCCGTGGCTCACGCACGCGCTGTTCAGCGAGCCCAAGAACAAGCGCAAGCCCATGCGCCTGATGGACAAGATGGGCGACGCGGTGAAGTTCCTGGACGCGGATGTCAAGAAGCGCAGCAAGTCCCTGATGAAGACGCTGGACTGGAGCGTCGAGGACGCCGAGCCCTCCTCCGAAGAGGACGCCAAGGCCCACGACAGCTTCGTCCGCTAGCGCGCAGTCCTTTTCCCAGCCAAGGAGACGGTGATGAGTCAGCAGCCCGCGACCGGTGTGGTGATGTCCCTGGTGAGTGCTCCCCAGCTGAAGACGCAGGTGACGCACGGCCCGTCCGGCGCGACGCTGCCCACGGAGGCGCCGAAGGACAACGGCGGCACCGGCGGCAGCTTCTCCCCCACGGACCTGGTGGCCACGGCGCTGGCGTCCTGTGTCGTGACGACCATGCACCTGATGGCCGGCAAGGAGGGCATCACCCTGGGCGAGGTCCGCGCGACGGTGGAGAAGCGGATGACCCCGCCGCCGCGCAAGATTGGCGAGCTGGTGCTGTCCATCCTGATGCCGTCCGGCCTCACGAAGGACCAGCGCGCCACGCTGGAGAAGATCGCCCACGAGTGTCCCGTGGCGCGCAGCCTCCACCCGGACGTGAAGGTCACGGCGTCGTTCGGCTATCCGGACTGAAGCGGCCGTGCCGGGGCTCGGCGGGCCGCCTGCCTTCCGAGCCCCGCTGCCATCGTGCGGCAAGCGGCCGCCGTGCCCACCCTCCTGAAGTCTTCGATGCCTCGGGGGAGGGGCACTCGGCATGAACGTGAAGCGACTGGGCATCTACCTCAACGACCATCTCCTGGGCTCCACCGTGGGCGTGGACCTCGCGAAGCGGACGGAGCGCGAGAACCGCAGCAACCCGGTGGGGCAGTACCTGGCCACGCTCATCCCGCTGATAGAGCAGGACCGCGCCACGCTGCTGACGGTGATGGCCGCCCTGGAGGTGCGGGTGGATCCCATCAAGGTCGGCGGCGCCTGGATCACCGAGAAGCTGTCGCGCCTGAAGCTCAACGGCTCGCTCCTGCGCTACTCGCCGCTGAGCCGGCTGGTGGAGCTGGAGGGGCTGTGCGTGGGCTCCCACGGGCGCGTGTCCCTGTGGCGGAGCCTGGAGCGCGTGGCCGCGAAGGATCCGCGCCTGGCGCGGTTCGACTTCGGCTTCCTCGCGGACCGCGCGGACGGGCAGCTGGAGACGCTCCAGACGCTGCGGCTGCGCGCGACGGACGCCGCGTTCAGCGACGCATCCGTCGAGACCGGCGAACAGGCACCGGTCCCGACGGAGGCTTGAGGCCTTCTCAGGTCCCCGAGGGGGAGACGGGGTTGCGCGCCCCGTTCTCCGGCCCGGGCAGCAGGCGCAGCTGGCTGGCGGAGGTGAACGTCGCGTCCACCTCGCGCTCCAGGTACGTGTAGCCGGACAGGCCGTCCTCGTAGACGCGCAGCAGGTTGCGCGACTCGTCCAGGGTGATGCGCCCCTGGCGCAGCGCCAGCTCCGTGAACTTGCGCAGCTTCGCGACGAGGTCGTCCTTGTTGTAGCTCACGTAGTTGAGCACTTCCGTCACCGTGTCCCCGGCGACGACGTGATCAATCAGGTAGCCGCCACCCGGCGCCAGCGACACCTGCACCGTGTGCGTGTCCCCGAAGAGGTTGTGCAGGTCGCCCAGAATCTCCTGGTACGCGCCGACGAGGAAGATGCCCAGGTAGTAGTCGTCGCTGTTGAGCGCGTGCAGCTCCAGCGCGTCCTTCACCTCGCGCTTGTCGATGAAGTGCTCGATCTTCCCGTCCGAGTCGCAGGTGATGTCCGCCAGCGTCGCGCGCCGGGTCGGCTTCTCCGCCAGGCGGTGGATGGGCATCATCGGGAAGAGCTGATCAATGGCCCACGAGTCCGGCAGCGACTGGAACACGGAGAAGTTGCAGAAGTACGTGTCCGACAGCTGCTTCTCCAGCGACTCCAGCTCCTCCGGAATCTCCCCGGCCTCGCGCGCCACGCGCAAAATCTTGTGGCAGATGGCCCAGTAGAGGTTCTCCGCCGCCACGCGCTGCTCCAGCGACAGGTGGCCCAGGGAGAACAACTGGAGGCTCTCCTCCTTGGCGTCCTGCGCGTCGTGGAAGGCCTCGATGACGTTCTTGTTCGTGACCTCGCGGAACGTCGAATAGAGGTTGCGCACCACGGAGGGCGCCTTGTCGTCCACCTTGTCGGGCGTCTGGGACGGGTCGAACTCGCTGGTGCCCAGCACGTCCACCACCAGCACCGCGTGGTGCGCGACGACGGCGCGGCCGGACTCGGAGACGAGCGTGGGGTGCGGCACGCCCGCGCGGTCGCAGGCCTCCATCACGCCGAAGACGACGTCGTTGGCGTACTCCTCCGTCGTGTAGTTCATGGAGGAGGCGAAGTTCGTCTGGGAGCCGTCGTAGTCCACGCCCAGGCCGCCGCCCACGTCCAGGTACTTCAAGGGCGCGCCCTGGCGGGCCACCTCCACGTAGAAGCAGCCCACCTCGCGCAGCGCGTTCTTCACGTTGCGGATGTTGGAGATCTGGCTGCCCAGGTGGAAGTGAAGCAGCTCGAAGGAGGCGAGCAGGCCCGCGTCCTTCATGAAGCTGATGCAGTTCATCAGCTCCGACGAGGACAGGCCGAACTTGGACCGGTCACCGCCGGACGCCTCCCACTTGCCGGCGCCGCGCGTGGACAGCTTCACGCGCATGCCCAGCCGCGGGGTGATGCCGGTGCGGCGCGCCACCTCCGCGATGAGGGGCAGCTCGCTGGGCTTCTCCACCACCAGGATGACGTTGCGGCCCAGGCGCGAATAGAAGAGGGCCGTCTCGATGTACTCCTCGTCCTTGTAGCCGTTGCAGATGACGAGCGCGTCCTCGCTGTCCA
This window encodes:
- the speA gene encoding biosynthetic arginine decarboxylase, which translates into the protein MAAPSPQHRWTLADAHELYGIRNWGSPYFGINDKGHVCVHPDGPAAPSMDLKELVDEVRRRGIGLPLLLRFTDVLRHRVVHLNNAFKKAIADQGYKGLYRGVYPIKVNQHRYVVETIIEAGKEHTYGLEAGSKPELLAVMALLDSEDALVICNGYKDEEYIETALFYSRLGRNVILVVEKPSELPLIAEVARRTGITPRLGMRVKLSTRGAGKWEASGGDRSKFGLSSSELMNCISFMKDAGLLASFELLHFHLGSQISNIRNVKNALREVGCFYVEVARQGAPLKYLDVGGGLGVDYDGSQTNFASSMNYTTEEYANDVVFGVMEACDRAGVPHPTLVSESGRAVVAHHAVLVVDVLGTSEFDPSQTPDKVDDKAPSVVRNLYSTFREVTNKNVIEAFHDAQDAKEESLQLFSLGHLSLEQRVAAENLYWAICHKILRVAREAGEIPEELESLEKQLSDTYFCNFSVFQSLPDSWAIDQLFPMMPIHRLAEKPTRRATLADITCDSDGKIEHFIDKREVKDALELHALNSDDYYLGIFLVGAYQEILGDLHNLFGDTHTVQVSLAPGGGYLIDHVVAGDTVTEVLNYVSYNKDDLVAKLRKFTELALRQGRITLDESRNLLRVYEDGLSGYTYLEREVDATFTSASQLRLLPGPENGARNPVSPSGT
- a CDS encoding OsmC family protein; its protein translation is MSQQPATGVVMSLVSAPQLKTQVTHGPSGATLPTEAPKDNGGTGGSFSPTDLVATALASCVVTTMHLMAGKEGITLGEVRATVEKRMTPPPRKIGELVLSILMPSGLTKDQRATLEKIAHECPVARSLHPDVKVTASFGYPD
- a CDS encoding deoxyhypusine synthase family protein, with the protein product MAKTPTPKKSSLRAAYANARKADPRPITGKEKPAELLAHAFSAYVGRQERTAFELMQQSVQQDASIFLTLSGAMTPAGLHQSCLIPLVEKGIISAITTTGANLYHDAHRIIGHGIREVNPNAGDLQYRLARIIRIYDLGFWEEALLDTDRLFSAILRQPEFQKKMTTPEFHYLLGKAIHGIEKQLGVKQPSLLSTCYKHGVPIWVGAVQDGSIFLNVVKLKRLLGDEFKFELDINDDVYSMAAMQHYCRHHGSGKLAIWILGGGVPKNYTLQGEPLLDQILNVPTSGFDIDVQFCVDPVDNGALSSCPAGEGHTWGKVSVEAVETGSMYVHCDVTAVFPWLTHALFSEPKNKRKPMRLMDKMGDAVKFLDADVKKRSKSLMKTLDWSVEDAEPSSEEDAKAHDSFVR